The following coding sequences lie in one Cotesia glomerata isolate CgM1 linkage group LG5, MPM_Cglom_v2.3, whole genome shotgun sequence genomic window:
- the LOC123265379 gene encoding ankyrin repeat domain-containing protein 27-like: protein MHCVDPALISGSKDVVEILLKAGVDVHDVNAVSGAKETTLMVAAYYNFTEIADFLLKNKANPGLKNENNYTDLDIAIMVNNYEAFYLLVESFKVEVTNQTSYKFRPLHVAAFHGRDKMGLFTPLNEFTLHTAASSNNRLTVKTSLKHGAYYDSKCLVDKKPIYMAEDELTLFSLEVVDSLFTCVKEGDYIGCLDCLRRNAVVNAKSSSSLTPLHYTCQNGFSDIVKLLLDFNADINIAADFGTPLVYAVIYKHYDVVKILLKYGAVYNVTTKFGGNSLARLSTNSDIIHLLELIDKIFDAIKKCDPSIVDEIKKIKYLDILQCILSTRNNNNKELYLEAQNSKFPKDKFAEIYAHEAYLSAEKYTWNKIL from the exons ATGCATTGTGTGGATCCAGCTCTCATATCTGGAAGCAAAGATGTTGTAGAGATATTGTTAAAGGCCGGGGTCGATGTTCACG ATGTCAATGCTGTTTCGGGTGCTAAAGAAACAACACTTATGGTCGCTGCATATTACAACTTTACGGAAATAgcagattttttattgaaaaataaagctaATCCAGgcttgaaaaatgaaaataattacacGGATCTAGACATTGCAATTATGGTGAACAATTACGAAGCATTCTACTTACTAGTTGAATCATTCAAAGTAGAAGTTACTAATCAAACAAGTTATAAATTTAGACCCTTACATGTTGCAGCTTTTCATGGTAGAGATAAAATG GGGTTATTTACCCCCTTAAATGAATTTACTTTACATACGGCCGCCAGTAGTAACAATAGATTAACAGTTAAAACTTCATTGAAGCATGGTGCATATTATGATTCCAAATGCTTAGTTGATAAAAAACCAATATATATGGCAGAAGATGAATTAACATTGTTTTCACTTGAAGTAGTAGATAGTTTGTTTACTTGTGTTAAAGAAGGTGATTACATTGGGTGTTTGGATTGTTTGAGACGAAATGCTGTTGTAAATGCTAAAAGTTCTTCTTCTTTAACACCATTGCATTACACATGCCAGAATGGTTTTTCTGATATTGTTAAACTTTTACTAGACTTCAATGCTGACATAAACATAGCAGCCGACTTTGGTACACCTCTTGTATATGCTGTTATATATAAGCATTACGACgttgttaaaattttacttaagtATGGTGCAGTTTATAATGTGACAACTAAATTTGGCGGCAACTCTTTAGCACGTTTATCAACGAATTCGGATATTATTCATCTTTTAGAACTTATTGACAAAATATTCgatgcaattaaaaaatgtgacCCAAGCATAGttgatgagataaaaaaaattaaatatcttgataTTTTGCAGTGTATACTGAGTACTcgcaataacaacaataaagaATTATATCTTGAAGCACAAAACAGTAAATTTCCAAAGGATAAATTTGCCGAAATTTATGCACATGAAGCTTATTTATCTGCCGAAAAATACACatggaataaaatattataa
- the LOC123265105 gene encoding putative ankyrin repeat protein RF_0381 yields MKVTRKKIDKIFLSNIKELKLKHSRHLSCIINQNEMFQAIEQGDIKKLEDATIKGADISGIDYHGWSSLHYAAKGGNFAIFKYLIYRKVKYNFRNINGETLLHIAVRYGQIEIVEWLIRGLKNPEIEDYSKTTPLCLAIRCGYNDSIKLLLPYNYRYSYTVLLHCAVLSNRKDIVEFLVKNRNEHVDYYQNEEKQTLLYVAARSGYAELTQYLISLQSNVNRRSNLETTPLFEAACYGYVETVKLLLLNKADVNAYSISGTTVLHIAAENGHEEVVKVLLENGADVHKTDTALHLAEKKGSLNIVKLLVKYKADVNATTIYYDTPLHFAASGGHFKIEKFLLANKAVDTAPNETMNAPVHYAAKSGNTELMRLLLRHKGQILQRNLNDKNLLYLAAYHGYLEVVKLLVERGANCIDSTKSNGYNPLYVSVERNHLEIVKFFISIKVDINVRTVESSTPLSIAVFYGLYEIIKLLVEAGCFLNVKNTYGVTPLNLALLTNHQKIVEYLLTKHVDVMVPLTNMQLPIHLAVENNQFNVVATLINKKKIFDSPSE; encoded by the coding sequence ATGAaagtaacgagaaaaaaaattgacaaaatttttctaagtaatataaaagaattgaaattaaaacacAGTCGACATTTGTCATGcattattaatcaaaatgaAATGTTTCAAGCTATTGAACAAGGTGACATAAAAAAGTTAGAAGATGCAACTATTAAAGGCGCAGATATCAGCGGGATAGATTATCATGGATGGAGTTCTCTACACTACGCGGCTAAAGGAGGTAATTTCgctatttttaagtatttaatttatcgaaaagtaaaatataattttaggaATATAAATGGAGAAACTCTGCTACATATTGCAGTAAGGTATGGACAAATTGAAATTGTTGAATGGCTTATTAGAGGTCTAAAAAACCCTGAAATCGAGGATTATTCAAAGACAACTCCGTTATGCCTTGCAATTCGTTGTGGCTACAACGATAgtatcaaattattattgccaTATAACTATCGGTATTCTTATACAGTTTTACTGCACTGTGCAGTGTTGAGTAATCGTAAAGATATTGTTGAgtttttagtgaaaaatagAAATGAACATGTAGATTATTACCAAAATGAAGAGAAGCAAACCTTACTGTATGTAGCGGCGAGAAGTGGGTACGCAGAACTGACACAGTATCTAATTAGTCTTCAATCTAATGTAAATAGACGTTCGAATTTAGAAACAACACCTTTGTTTGAAGCTGCCTGCTACGGTTATGTGGAAACGGTAAAACTTTTACTTCTAAATAAAGCAGATGTTAATGCTTATAGTATAAGTGGAACTACAGTGCTGCATATAGCTGCTGAAAACGGACATGAAGAAGTCGTTAAAGTTTTGCTTGAAAATGGTGCAGATGTCCATAAGACCGATACAGCTCTTCATCTTGCAGAAAAAAAAGGATCTCTCAATATTGTTAAGCTTTTGGTAAAATACAAGGCTGATGTTAACGCTACAACTATATATTATGACACTCCACTTCATTTTGCAGCCAGCGGTGGCcattttaaaatagaaaaattcttgctAGCAAATAAAGCTGTAGACACCGCTCCAAACGAAACGATGAATGCTCCTGTACACTATGCTGCTAAGAGCGGTAATACTGAATTAATGAGATTGTTACTTCGACACAAAGGacaaattttacaaagaaatcttaATGATAAGAATCTACTGTATTTGGCAGCATATCATGGTTATCTCGAAGTTGTGAAACTTTTAGTTGAGCGCGGTGCGAATTGTATCGATTCAACAAAATCTAATGGGTATAATCCACTGTATGTGAGTGTAGAGAGGAATCATTtggaaattgtaaaattttttatcagcatAAAAGTAGATATTAATGTAAGAACTGTTGAGTCCTCAACTCCTTTAAGTATTGCTGTTTTTTATGGCTtgtatgaaattataaaattattggttGAAGCTGGTTGTTTTTTAAACgttaaaaatacatatggtgTAACACCTCTAAATCTAGCTCTATTAACAAATCATCAAAAGATAGTAGAGTATCTACTAACTAAACATGTCGATGTTATGGTACCACTAACAAACATGCAACTTCCAATTCATTTAGCAGTAGAAAATAATCAATTCAACGTAGTAGCCAcactaataaacaaaaaaaaaatctttgattCACCATCAGAATGA